In one Saimiri boliviensis isolate mSaiBol1 chromosome 19, mSaiBol1.pri, whole genome shotgun sequence genomic region, the following are encoded:
- the LOC120360134 gene encoding uncharacterized protein LOC120360134 isoform X1, whose product MRLSSESFLLTPCPCPHTGSQRPAGPLERPPPCPVLKASPRQRTVCPAPAVSTPLCGPEGIQRGAWSFPTPSSGLPAWSPIWNAEEEFPAANAQLDPSLPARPPSPTPCPISAPRGANSRCSGRPRPRCSGSPLSNFARAWPASFLVPGTWAEYERIGRAAPNARERGRCLLAGGRAVCPARALPFPRPGRGPLRGEGFAGKIGSRQPDRDDPPRRETQLLAMAGQTEGNRPGTGKGPWRDRGERIPQPPVRQKPRGPPGCRATVGGRGGRRQPRSTSALTSGGPKRRSRLRTAGGAARQPEARARQRLPGRGPRGGGGCAGRGRVSAGPPGPRKSPAVPRRRAKGFSSRCR is encoded by the coding sequence ATGCGCCTCTCTTCGGAAAGCTTCCTCCtcaccccctgcccctgcccacacACGGGCTCGCAGCGGCCAGCTGGGCCTCTGGAGAGGCCGCCACCCTGTCCCGTCCTGAAGGCGTCCCCCAGGCAGAGGACAGTGTGCCCGGCTCCAGCGGTAAGCACCCCACTCTGCGGCCCCGAGGGAATCCAGCGCGGGGCTTGGtctttccccaccccctcctccgGGCTGCCCGCGTGGAGTCCCATCTGGAATGCGGAGGAAGAATTCCCTGCAGCAAACGCACAGCTCGACCCCTCCCTCCCCGCAAGGCCTCCCTCGCCGACTCCGTGCCCAATTTCAGCCCCGAGGGGCGCGAACAGCAGGTGCTCGGGCCGCCCTCGCCCTCGGTGTTCTGGGAGCCCATTGTCTAATTTTGCTCGGGCCTGGCCCGCTTCCTTTTTAGTCCCGGGCACGTGGGCAGAGTACGAGCGAATTGGCAGGGCTGCTCCAAACGCCAGAGAACGCGGGCGCTGCCTGCTCGCCGGCGGGAGGGCCGTGTGCCCAGCCCGCGCCCTGCCGTTTCCGAGGCCGGGGCGAGGCCCCCTGCGGGGCGAAGGCTTCGCAGGGAAAATCGGGTCCCGGCAGCCGGACAGGGACGACCCCCCGAGGAGGGAGACGCAGCTGCTCGCGATGGCCGGTCAGACGGAGGGGAATCGACCTGGGACAGGGAAGGGGCCCTGGAGGGACAGAGGCGAGCGCATCCCCCAGCCCCCGGTCCGGCAGAAGCCACGCGGACCCCCAGGTTGCCGGGCGACGGTGGGGGGAAGAGGAGGCCGCCGCCAGCCCCGCAGCACCAGCGCCCTCACCTCGGGGGGACCGAAGCGTCGATCCCGCCTGCGGACGGCTGGGGGCGCTGCGCGTCAACCGGAGGCCCGGGCGAGGCAGCGGCTCCCGGGGAGAGGGCCCCGCGGCGGGGGCGGCTGCGCAGGGCGCGGCCGGGTGTCTGCGGGTCCCCCGGGGCCTCGGAAGTCGCCCGCCGTTCCCCGGCGCCGAGCTAAGGGCTTTTCCTCGCGGTGTCGCTGA
- the LOC120360134 gene encoding uncharacterized protein LOC120360134 isoform X2, with amino-acid sequence MRLSSESFLLTPCPCPHTGSQRPAGPLERPPPCPVLKASPRQRTVCPAPASRARGQSTSELAGLLQTPENAGAACSPAGGPCAQPAPCRFRGRGEAPCGAKASQGKSGPGSRTGTTPRGGRRSCSRWPVRRRGIDLGQGRGPGGTEASASPSPRSGRSHADPQVAGRRWGEEEAAASPAAPAPSPRGDRSVDPACGRLGALRVNRRPGRGSGSRGEGPAAGAAAQGAAGCLRVPRGLGSRPPFPGAELRAFPRGVAECSQPPFKENRLVVMIVLDMEAQGPPGPWSAVVGLAWNSASSAL; translated from the exons ATGCGCCTCTCTTCGGAAAGCTTCCTCCtcaccccctgcccctgcccacacACGGGCTCGCAGCGGCCAGCTGGGCCTCTGGAGAGGCCGCCACCCTGTCCCGTCCTGAAGGCGTCCCCCAGGCAGAGGACAGTGTGCCCGGCTCCAGCG TCCCGGGCACGTGGGCAGAGTACGAGCGAATTGGCAGGGCTGCTCCAAACGCCAGAGAACGCGGGCGCTGCCTGCTCGCCGGCGGGAGGGCCGTGTGCCCAGCCCGCGCCCTGCCGTTTCCGAGGCCGGGGCGAGGCCCCCTGCGGGGCGAAGGCTTCGCAGGGAAAATCGGGTCCCGGCAGCCGGACAGGGACGACCCCCCGAGGAGGGAGACGCAGCTGCTCGCGATGGCCGGTCAGACGGAGGGGAATCGACCTGGGACAGGGAAGGGGCCCTGGAGGGACAGAGGCGAGCGCATCCCCCAGCCCCCGGTCCGGCAGAAGCCACGCGGACCCCCAGGTTGCCGGGCGACGGTGGGGGGAAGAGGAGGCCGCCGCCAGCCCCGCAGCACCAGCGCCCTCACCTCGGGGGGACCGAAGCGTCGATCCCGCCTGCGGACGGCTGGGGGCGCTGCGCGTCAACCGGAGGCCCGGGCGAGGCAGCGGCTCCCGGGGAGAGGGCCCCGCGGCGGGGGCGGCTGCGCAGGGCGCGGCCGGGTGTCTGCGGGTCCCCCGGGGCCTCGGAAGTCGCCCGCCGTTCCCCGGCGCCGAGCTAAGGGCTTTTCCTCGCGGTGTCGCTGAATGCTCACAGCCCCCCTTTAAGGAAAACCGTCTTGTAGTCATGATTGTACTAGACATGGAAGCTCAGGGTCCCCCTGGCCCGTGGAGCGCGGTCGTggggctggcctggaactccgcGAGCTCCGCGCTCTAA